Proteins found in one Methylobacterium sp. CB376 genomic segment:
- a CDS encoding ATP-binding protein, with protein MDLATALLRRHTAIIAGSGSGKTVLLRRIVEEAALAGLPAIVVDPNNDLSRLGDPWPEPPVGFTAQDEARAGRYRAQVEVVVWTPGLRAGNPLFVPAMPDFSGLGGDADERDQAVEMAVETLAPLAVAGGRRELQRGVLADALRFFAGRGGGDLPDFTALLSDLPDGISLIGDAGRLAAGMANQLHAAVATNPLLRAEGPVIDPALLFFGRDPARTRISVVNLSGLASEAAREDFVNRLQMTLFGWIKRHPSPRGLLYVMDEAQTFLPAQRQPPSLGSGIKLAAQGRKYGLGMILATQAPRGIHNQIVSNCTTQFLGRQASPATIAAAHDILSAKGGGAGDIGKLKAGEFYFSTEGSGRPAKLRTPYCLSHHPANPPTPEEVTVRAHRAAQVLAGG; from the coding sequence GTGGACCTCGCGACCGCGCTGCTGCGCCGGCACACGGCGATCATCGCGGGTTCGGGGTCGGGCAAGACCGTGCTGTTGCGCCGCATCGTCGAGGAGGCGGCGCTCGCCGGCCTCCCGGCCATCGTGGTCGACCCGAACAACGACCTCTCGCGGCTCGGCGATCCCTGGCCGGAGCCGCCCGTCGGCTTCACGGCGCAGGACGAGGCCCGGGCGGGCCGCTACCGGGCGCAGGTCGAGGTGGTGGTCTGGACGCCCGGCCTGCGGGCCGGCAACCCGCTCTTCGTGCCCGCGATGCCCGACTTCTCCGGCCTCGGCGGCGACGCGGACGAGCGCGACCAGGCCGTCGAGATGGCGGTCGAGACGCTCGCGCCGCTCGCGGTGGCGGGCGGCCGCCGGGAGCTGCAGCGGGGCGTGCTGGCCGACGCGCTGCGCTTCTTCGCCGGGCGGGGCGGCGGCGACCTGCCGGACTTCACGGCCCTGCTCTCCGACCTGCCGGACGGGATCAGCCTGATCGGCGACGCGGGCCGGCTCGCCGCCGGCATGGCCAACCAGCTCCACGCCGCCGTGGCGACGAACCCGCTGCTGCGGGCCGAGGGGCCGGTGATCGACCCGGCGCTGCTGTTCTTCGGCCGGGACCCGGCCCGCACCCGGATCTCGGTCGTCAACCTGTCGGGCCTCGCCTCCGAGGCGGCGCGCGAGGACTTCGTGAACCGCCTGCAGATGACGCTGTTCGGCTGGATCAAGCGGCACCCGTCGCCCCGCGGGCTGCTCTACGTGATGGACGAGGCGCAGACCTTCCTGCCCGCCCAGCGCCAGCCGCCGAGCCTCGGCAGCGGCATCAAGCTCGCCGCGCAGGGGCGCAAGTACGGGCTCGGGATGATCCTCGCCACGCAGGCGCCGCGGGGCATCCACAATCAGATCGTGTCGAACTGCACCACGCAGTTCCTCGGCCGCCAAGCGAGTCCGGCCACGATCGCGGCGGCGCACGACATCCTCTCCGCCAAGGGCGGCGGGGCGGGCGACATCGGCAAGCTCAAGGCCGGGGAATTCTACTTCTCGACCGAGGGATCGGGCCGCCCCGCGAAGCTGCGCACGCCCTACTGCCTCAGCCACCACCCGGCGAACCCGCCGACCCCCGAGGAGGTGACGGTGCGGGCGCACCGCGCCGCGCAGGTGCTGGCGGGCGGGTGA
- a CDS encoding sensor histidine kinase, protein MRERGALGAQSSRFGLSGRLLLLTILFVLIAEILIYVPSVANFRRTWLSDRVAAAQVAALVLDAAPSAKVSDDLARRLLTGVGARAIALRAGGTRRLITVTEMPSEVSEAVDLRESSWGDMIAGAWQTLWHPGEGPIRVVGHGMDGVDFVEILLDPAPLRAALIDFSWRILMTSMAISGITGLLVFLALQVSIVRPVLRLTRNIAAFADDPEDASRLIAPSWRRDEIGLAETALARMETVLAGELRQKRRLADLGLSVSKINHELRNLLTTAQLLGDRLEASADPAAQRVAPRLMATLDRAIRYCEATLAYGRAAERVPERRLTLLKPILADAVDLAGMEPGTDIRVVDRTPGALLVDADPDQLSRVVINLVRNAVQALALAGTACGSPPLVTLEGRRDGEVVTILIADNGPGLPERARANLFSPFQGSTRPGGTGLGLAIAAELTRLHGGTLSLDPTRVGARFRITVPDRA, encoded by the coding sequence ATGCGGGAGCGCGGCGCCCTGGGCGCCCAGTCCAGCCGATTCGGCCTCTCCGGCCGTCTGCTGCTGCTGACGATCCTGTTCGTGCTGATCGCCGAGATCCTGATCTACGTGCCGAGCGTCGCCAATTTCCGGCGCACCTGGCTGTCGGACCGGGTCGCGGCCGCCCAGGTGGCGGCCCTGGTCCTCGACGCCGCCCCGTCCGCGAAGGTCTCGGACGACCTCGCCCGGCGCCTGCTGACCGGGGTCGGCGCCCGGGCGATCGCGCTTCGCGCCGGCGGCACCCGCCGGCTCATCACCGTGACGGAGATGCCCTCCGAGGTCAGCGAGGCGGTGGACCTGCGCGAGTCGAGCTGGGGCGACATGATCGCCGGGGCGTGGCAGACCCTCTGGCACCCGGGCGAGGGGCCGATCCGGGTGGTCGGCCACGGCATGGACGGGGTCGACTTCGTCGAGATCCTGCTCGACCCCGCCCCCCTGCGTGCCGCGCTGATCGACTTCTCCTGGCGCATCCTGATGACCTCGATGGCGATCTCCGGGATCACCGGGCTCCTGGTCTTCCTCGCCCTGCAGGTCTCGATCGTCCGCCCCGTCCTGCGCCTAACGCGCAACATCGCGGCCTTCGCGGACGACCCGGAGGACGCCTCGCGCCTGATCGCGCCCTCCTGGCGCCGCGACGAGATCGGGCTCGCCGAGACGGCCCTCGCCCGCATGGAGACCGTGCTGGCGGGCGAGCTGCGCCAGAAGCGGCGGCTCGCCGATCTCGGCCTGTCGGTGAGCAAGATCAATCACGAGCTGCGCAACCTGCTGACCACGGCCCAGCTCCTGGGCGACCGTCTGGAGGCGAGCGCCGATCCGGCGGCGCAGCGGGTGGCGCCGCGCCTGATGGCGACCCTGGACCGGGCGATCCGCTACTGCGAGGCGACGCTCGCCTACGGCCGGGCCGCCGAGCGGGTGCCGGAGCGGCGGCTCACGCTGCTCAAGCCGATCCTGGCCGACGCCGTCGACCTCGCCGGGATGGAGCCCGGGACCGACATCCGGGTGGTGGACCGCACGCCCGGGGCACTCCTGGTCGATGCCGATCCCGACCAGCTCTCGCGGGTGGTGATCAACCTCGTGCGCAACGCCGTGCAGGCCCTGGCGCTCGCCGGCACGGCCTGCGGATCGCCGCCCCTGGTCACGCTGGAGGGCCGCCGGGACGGGGAGGTGGTGACGATCCTGATCGCCGACAACGGCCCGGGCCTGCCGGAGCGCGCGCGGGCGAACCTGTTCTCGCCCTTCCAGGGCTCGACCCGACCGGGGGGCACCGGGCTCGGCCTCGCCATCGCGGCGGAGCTCACCCGGCTGCACGGGGGCACCCTGTCCCTGGATCCGACCCGCGTCGGGGCCCGCTTCCGCATCACCGTCCCGGACCGGGCGTGA
- the sufC gene encoding Fe-S cluster assembly ATPase SufC — protein sequence MLEIKNLVVQIEDKRILNGLDLTVADGEIAAIMGPNGSGKSTLSYVIAGKADYEVLDGEVLLDGENILEMAPDERAAAGIFLAFQYPLEIPGVATMTFLKAALNAQRKARGEDELSTPDFMRRVYGAADRLEINREMLKRALNVGFSGGEKKRMEILQMALLEPRFCVLDETDSGLDIDALRIVSEGVNALRDPKRSFLVITHYQRLLNHIVPDTVHVMSQGRVVKSGGKELALELEASGYAEYRGAEAA from the coding sequence ATGCTCGAAATCAAGAACCTGGTCGTCCAGATCGAGGACAAGCGCATCCTCAACGGCCTCGACCTCACGGTGGCCGACGGTGAAATCGCGGCCATCATGGGCCCGAACGGCTCCGGCAAGTCGACCCTCTCCTACGTGATCGCCGGCAAGGCCGATTACGAGGTGCTGGACGGCGAGGTGCTGCTCGACGGCGAGAACATCCTGGAGATGGCCCCCGACGAGCGCGCCGCCGCCGGCATCTTCCTGGCCTTCCAGTACCCGCTGGAGATCCCGGGCGTCGCCACCATGACCTTCCTCAAGGCGGCGCTGAACGCGCAGCGCAAGGCCCGCGGCGAGGACGAATTGTCCACGCCCGACTTCATGCGCCGCGTCTACGGCGCCGCCGACCGGCTCGAGATCAACCGCGAGATGCTCAAGCGCGCCCTCAACGTCGGCTTCTCCGGCGGCGAGAAGAAGCGCATGGAGATCCTCCAGATGGCGCTGCTGGAGCCGCGCTTCTGCGTCCTCGACGAGACCGATTCCGGCCTCGACATCGACGCCCTGCGCATCGTCTCCGAGGGCGTGAACGCCCTGCGCGACCCCAAGCGCAGCTTCCTCGTCATCACCCACTACCAGCGGCTCCTCAACCACATCGTGCCCGACACCGTGCACGTGATGTCCCAGGGCCGGGTCGTGAAGTCGGGCGGCAAGGAACTCGCCCTCGAACTCGAGGCGAGCGGCTACGCCGAGTATCGCGGCGCGGAGGCGGCGTGA
- a CDS encoding alpha/beta hydrolase, translating into MPEVIFAGPAGRLEGRYQAPKQRGAPIAIVLHPHPQFGGTMNNQIVYNLFYTFANRGFATLRFNFRGVGRSQGSFDHGAGELSDAAAALDWVQAVNPEARACWIAGVSFGSWIGMQLLMRRPEVEGFISIAAMANRFDFSFLAPCPSSGLFVHGSEDRVAPAREVMPVIEKVKTQKGVVIEHQIVEGANHFFDGKIDELGQTVEAYLDKRLGKRDEAAA; encoded by the coding sequence ATGCCCGAGGTCATCTTCGCCGGCCCGGCCGGCCGCCTGGAGGGACGCTACCAAGCTCCCAAGCAGAGGGGCGCCCCGATCGCCATCGTGCTGCACCCGCACCCGCAATTCGGCGGCACGATGAACAACCAGATCGTGTATAACCTGTTCTATACTTTCGCGAATCGCGGCTTCGCGACGCTGCGCTTCAACTTCCGCGGCGTCGGGCGCAGCCAGGGCTCGTTCGACCACGGGGCGGGCGAATTGTCCGACGCGGCCGCGGCCCTGGACTGGGTGCAGGCGGTGAACCCGGAGGCGCGGGCCTGCTGGATCGCCGGCGTGTCGTTCGGCTCCTGGATCGGCATGCAGCTCCTGATGCGCCGGCCGGAAGTGGAGGGCTTCATCTCGATCGCCGCCATGGCGAACCGCTTCGACTTCAGCTTCCTCGCCCCCTGCCCGTCCTCGGGCCTGTTCGTGCACGGCTCCGAGGACCGGGTCGCCCCGGCCCGCGAGGTCATGCCGGTGATCGAGAAGGTGAAGACCCAGAAGGGCGTCGTGATCGAGCACCAGATCGTCGAGGGCGCCAACCACTTCTTCGACGGCAAGATCGACGAGCTCGGCCAGACGGTCGAGGCCTATCTCGACAAGCGGCTCGGCAAGCGGGACGAGGCCGCCGCCTGA
- the sufB gene encoding Fe-S cluster assembly protein SufB — translation MPAVQETVDRVRAIDVDQYKYGFETTIEMEKSEKGLSEDVIRFISAKKQEPEWMLEWRLDAYRRWLTMREPDWARVSYDRIDYDNLYYYAAPKRKAAQSLDEIDPEILKTYEKLGIPLREVEALEGIAPENRVAVDAVFDSVSVATTFKAELAKAGVIFMPISEALREHPDLVRKYLGSVVPVTDNFFATLNSAVFSDGSFVYIPPGVRCPMELSTYFRINERDTGQFERTLIIADKGSYVSYLEGCTAPRRDDNQLHAAVVELVALDDAEIKYSTVQNWYPGNAQGRGGIYNFVTKRGDCRGANSKISWTQVETGSAITWKYPSCILRGDGSRGEFYSIAVSNGMQQVDSGTKMIHLGKNTTSRIISKGISAGRSQNTYRGLVSAHKKASNARNFTNCDSLLIGDQCGAHTVPYIESKNASAVFEHEATTSKISEEQLFYCQQRGLGEEEARALIVNGFVRDVLQQLPMEFAVEAQKLISISLEGSVG, via the coding sequence ATGCCTGCAGTGCAGGAGACGGTCGATCGCGTTCGCGCCATCGACGTCGATCAGTACAAGTACGGATTCGAGACCACGATCGAGATGGAGAAGTCCGAGAAGGGCCTCTCCGAGGACGTGATCCGCTTCATCTCGGCCAAGAAGCAGGAGCCGGAATGGATGCTGGAATGGCGCCTCGACGCCTATCGGCGCTGGCTGACGATGCGCGAGCCGGACTGGGCGCGGGTCTCGTACGACAGGATCGACTACGACAACCTCTACTATTACGCCGCCCCGAAGCGGAAGGCGGCGCAGTCGCTCGATGAGATCGATCCCGAGATCCTGAAGACCTACGAGAAGCTCGGCATCCCGCTGCGCGAGGTCGAGGCGCTGGAGGGCATCGCGCCCGAGAACCGCGTCGCGGTCGACGCCGTGTTCGACTCGGTCTCGGTGGCGACCACCTTCAAGGCCGAGCTGGCCAAGGCCGGCGTCATCTTCATGCCGATCTCGGAGGCCCTGCGCGAGCACCCCGACCTCGTGCGCAAGTACCTCGGCTCGGTCGTGCCGGTGACCGACAACTTCTTCGCGACGCTCAACTCGGCCGTGTTCTCGGACGGGTCCTTCGTCTACATCCCGCCGGGCGTGCGCTGCCCGATGGAGCTGTCGACCTACTTCCGCATCAACGAGCGCGACACGGGCCAGTTCGAGCGCACGCTGATCATCGCCGACAAGGGCTCCTACGTCTCGTACCTGGAGGGCTGCACCGCCCCGCGCCGCGACGACAACCAGCTCCACGCCGCGGTGGTCGAGCTCGTCGCCCTCGACGACGCCGAGATCAAGTACTCGACGGTGCAGAACTGGTACCCGGGCAACGCCCAGGGCCGCGGCGGCATCTACAACTTCGTGACCAAGCGCGGCGATTGCCGCGGCGCCAATTCCAAGATCTCGTGGACGCAGGTCGAGACCGGCTCGGCGATCACCTGGAAGTACCCGTCCTGCATCCTGCGCGGCGACGGCTCGCGCGGCGAGTTCTACTCGATCGCGGTCTCGAACGGCATGCAGCAGGTCGATTCCGGCACCAAGATGATCCATCTCGGCAAGAACACGACGAGCCGGATCATCTCGAAGGGCATCTCGGCCGGGCGCTCGCAGAACACCTATCGGGGCCTCGTCTCGGCGCACAAGAAGGCCAGCAACGCCCGCAACTTCACCAATTGCGACTCGCTGCTGATCGGCGACCAGTGCGGGGCGCACACCGTGCCCTACATCGAGTCGAAGAACGCCAGCGCGGTGTTCGAGCACGAGGCGACCACCTCCAAGATCTCCGAGGAGCAGCTGTTCTACTGCCAGCAGCGCGGCCTCGGCGAGGAGGAGGCGCGGGCGCTGATCGTGAACGGCTTCGTGCGCGACGTGCTGCAGCAATTGCCCATGGAGTTCGCGGTCGAGGCACAGAAGCTGATCTCGATCAGCCTCGAAGGCTCGGTGGGGTGA
- a CDS encoding SufB/SufD family protein, with amino-acid sequence MAEITPLRNAAETGLAALFQVRRLKLPGSAIAREEAFRFFEAAGLPHRRVEAFKYSDLRAALREAAAPAEPPSPEAARTAIVRAEGFATVEAARLTFVNGHLVPALSDLGAMPDGVEVVPLVEALTDGHALTAEFTPVAQARDNPIYQLNTAFMADGALIRVTAGARPERPLHLRFVGTGAEAFSTATRTLVVLEGGAALTLVESHEGPDGVGYQPNDALDAVVGDGATLRHARLNREGGGAVALSTLSVKLGAKSHLETVNVATGAAFARHQIFLLFAGAEATAQVNGATMLKDGQLGDSTLLADHAAPGGISREQFKTVIDGDATGVFQGKIIVAQVAQKTDGKMKSDCLLLSDEGQMMNKPELEIFADDVACGHGATCGAPDEDLLFYLMARGLPRAEAEGLMIQAFLGEAIEAVTHEGARAAMIAAVETWLAARR; translated from the coding sequence ATGGCGGAGATCACCCCCCTGCGCAATGCGGCCGAGACCGGCCTCGCCGCCCTGTTCCAGGTCCGGCGCCTGAAGCTGCCGGGCTCGGCCATCGCCCGCGAGGAGGCCTTCCGCTTCTTCGAGGCGGCGGGCCTGCCCCATCGCCGCGTCGAGGCCTTCAAGTATTCCGACCTCAGGGCGGCCCTGCGCGAGGCGGCGGCGCCCGCCGAGCCGCCGAGCCCGGAGGCGGCCCGCACCGCGATCGTGCGGGCGGAGGGCTTCGCCACCGTCGAGGCGGCGCGGCTGACCTTCGTCAACGGCCACCTCGTCCCGGCCCTGTCGGATCTCGGCGCGATGCCGGACGGCGTCGAGGTCGTGCCCCTGGTCGAGGCGCTGACCGACGGCCACGCCCTCACGGCCGAGTTCACGCCGGTGGCGCAGGCCCGCGACAATCCGATCTACCAGCTCAACACCGCCTTCATGGCGGACGGGGCCTTGATCCGGGTCACGGCCGGCGCCAGGCCGGAGCGGCCGCTGCACCTGCGCTTCGTCGGCACCGGCGCGGAGGCCTTCTCCACCGCCACCCGCACCCTCGTGGTGCTGGAGGGGGGGGCGGCGCTGACCCTGGTCGAGAGCCACGAGGGGCCGGACGGCGTCGGCTACCAGCCGAACGACGCCCTCGACGCGGTGGTCGGCGACGGCGCCACCCTGCGGCACGCGCGGCTCAACCGCGAGGGCGGCGGGGCGGTCGCCCTCTCGACCCTCTCGGTCAAGCTCGGGGCCAAGTCGCACCTGGAGACCGTGAACGTCGCGACCGGAGCCGCCTTCGCGCGCCACCAGATCTTCCTGCTCTTCGCCGGCGCGGAGGCGACCGCGCAGGTCAACGGCGCCACCATGCTGAAGGACGGGCAGCTCGGGGATTCGACGCTGCTCGCCGACCATGCCGCCCCCGGCGGCATCAGCCGCGAGCAGTTCAAGACCGTGATCGACGGCGACGCCACCGGCGTGTTCCAGGGCAAGATCATCGTCGCGCAGGTCGCCCAGAAGACCGACGGCAAGATGAAGTCCGACTGCCTCCTCCTCAGCGACGAGGGGCAGATGATGAACAAGCCGGAGCTGGAGATCTTCGCCGACGACGTGGCCTGCGGCCACGGCGCGACCTGCGGGGCGCCGGACGAGGACCTGCTCTTCTACCTGATGGCGCGCGGGCTGCCGCGGGCCGAGGCGGAGGGGCTGATGATCCAGGCCTTCCTGGGCGAGGCCATCGAGGCCGTCACCCACGAGGGCGCCCGCGCGGCGATGATCGCCGCGGTGGAGACCTGGCTCGCCGCGCGGCGATGA
- a CDS encoding endonuclease domain-containing protein: MAQRAATPTSARPAPGLGPDEVAARVAELAPGRRLTLTGLGRETLRAILAEGPAGRRSLLFLAPGPVASAEAVLDRILDDLADLALARWPDWPPDEAPAATPVSGPWRRAAAKCAASGRPPRFRRCARAFELAQLLPVIDPGGVILAAEIDPVSPARAAPVIAALEGCLLHGAAGLFVLPAAPPPVPPYDRILYGALAAAAPAEPARARFLPPSRAHPASGTERRLEEALRRDPELGPLFSGNEPVALAGYGAPRVDQLWQSGRVVVEIDGPEHRGEARFAEDRQRDYELLVAGYLVLRLTNAQVETDLQRAIEKIRAVVRFRRAQGEA, encoded by the coding sequence ATGGCGCAGCGAGCAGCGACCCCGACCTCCGCGCGCCCCGCCCCGGGGCTCGGGCCGGACGAGGTCGCCGCGCGGGTCGCGGAGCTCGCCCCGGGCCGGCGGCTCACGCTGACCGGGCTCGGCCGGGAGACCCTGCGCGCGATCCTGGCCGAGGGACCGGCGGGCCGGCGCAGCCTGCTCTTCCTCGCGCCGGGCCCGGTCGCGAGCGCCGAGGCGGTGCTCGACCGGATCCTCGACGACCTCGCGGACCTCGCCCTGGCCCGCTGGCCGGACTGGCCCCCGGACGAGGCTCCGGCCGCGACGCCCGTCTCGGGCCCGTGGCGCAGGGCCGCGGCGAAATGCGCCGCGTCCGGTCGCCCGCCCCGCTTCCGCCGCTGCGCGCGGGCCTTCGAACTCGCCCAGCTCCTGCCCGTGATCGATCCCGGCGGCGTGATCCTGGCGGCGGAGATCGACCCGGTCTCGCCGGCGCGGGCCGCCCCGGTGATCGCCGCCCTCGAAGGCTGCCTCCTGCACGGGGCGGCCGGCCTGTTCGTCCTCCCGGCCGCGCCGCCGCCGGTCCCGCCCTACGACCGCATCCTCTACGGCGCCCTGGCGGCGGCGGCGCCCGCGGAGCCCGCCCGCGCCCGCTTCCTGCCGCCCTCCCGCGCCCATCCGGCGAGCGGGACGGAGCGGCGCCTGGAGGAGGCCCTGCGGCGCGACCCGGAGCTCGGCCCGCTCTTCTCGGGCAACGAGCCCGTCGCGCTCGCCGGCTACGGCGCGCCGCGGGTCGATCAGCTCTGGCAGTCGGGCCGCGTCGTGGTGGAGATCGACGGGCCCGAGCACCGCGGCGAGGCGCGCTTCGCCGAGGACCGCCAGCGCGACTACGAGCTCCTGGTGGCCGGCTACCTCGTGCTGCGCCTCACCAACGCGCAGGTCGAGACCGACCTGCAGCGGGCCATCGAGAAGATCCGCGCCGTCGTGCGGTTCCGGCGGGCGCAAGGAGAGGCTTGA
- a CDS encoding class I SAM-dependent methyltransferase, which translates to MLSEPRAAGPTTALMRKAYARWAPVYDVVYDKLTEPAARDAVTAAVACGRRILEAGVGTGLSLGYYPAGTELYGVDLSEDMLRRAAQKVRRRGLAHVRGLQVMDVCRLGYADASFDAVVAQFLITLVPDPERALDEFLRVLRPGGEIVLANHFGQADGAVARVEEIVAPLCSKIGWSSDFKASRIEAWAGRRGVTFVGLRPTFPGGFFKILRLRKAA; encoded by the coding sequence ATGCTGAGCGAGCCGCGGGCGGCCGGCCCGACCACCGCCCTGATGCGCAAGGCCTATGCGCGCTGGGCGCCGGTCTACGATGTGGTTTACGACAAGCTGACCGAGCCGGCCGCGCGGGACGCCGTGACGGCCGCGGTCGCCTGCGGCCGCCGCATCCTGGAAGCGGGCGTCGGCACCGGCCTCTCCCTCGGCTACTACCCGGCCGGGACCGAGCTCTACGGGGTCGACCTCTCGGAGGACATGCTCCGGCGCGCCGCCCAGAAGGTGCGCCGCCGCGGCCTCGCCCATGTCAGGGGCCTGCAGGTGATGGATGTCTGCCGGCTCGGCTACGCCGATGCGAGCTTCGACGCGGTGGTGGCGCAGTTCCTGATCACCCTGGTGCCCGACCCCGAGCGCGCCCTCGACGAGTTCCTGCGCGTGCTGCGGCCGGGCGGCGAGATCGTGCTCGCCAACCATTTCGGCCAGGCGGACGGCGCGGTCGCCCGCGTCGAGGAGATCGTCGCGCCGCTCTGCTCCAAGATCGGCTGGTCCTCGGACTTCAAGGCCTCCCGCATCGAGGCCTGGGCCGGGCGCCGGGGCGTCACCTTCGTGGGTCTGCGGCCGACCTTCCCGGGCGGCTTCTTCAAGATCCTGCGCCTGCGCAAGGCGGCCTGA
- a CDS encoding TVP38/TMEM64 family protein: MRADEPGPPARGAGQGAGQEVGQAAGQQAGQAAREEVGPAAVARPPWRRWLRLLPLAALVLLSLGLILSGATQWFSLERFLASRAWALAMVEQDRLRAMAVTALLYVGTVVVSVPVSVFMTMLCGFLFGTVPGALLAISSSTTGAVIVFSIGRTAAGEMLLRHAGRRLARLAAGFRRDAFSYILVLRLLPLFPFWMTNLGPAIFGVRLRVFALATFLGISPGGFIYAATGARIEEVVAAHQDARAACLAAAGIDCDRALSLRAVITPGLVATLLALGALALLPVAVRRLRRPAPCDD; this comes from the coding sequence ATGCGCGCGGACGAGCCGGGGCCGCCCGCGCGGGGGGCCGGGCAAGGAGCGGGGCAGGAGGTCGGGCAAGCGGCCGGGCAACAGGCCGGGCAGGCGGCCCGGGAGGAGGTCGGGCCCGCGGCCGTGGCCCGCCCGCCCTGGCGGCGCTGGCTGCGCCTGCTGCCCCTCGCGGCCCTGGTGCTGCTCTCGCTCGGGCTGATCCTGAGCGGCGCCACCCAGTGGTTCAGCCTGGAGCGCTTCCTCGCCTCGCGCGCCTGGGCGCTCGCCATGGTCGAGCAGGATCGCCTGCGGGCCATGGCCGTGACCGCGCTCCTCTACGTCGGCACCGTGGTGGTCTCGGTGCCGGTCTCGGTGTTCATGACCATGCTGTGCGGCTTCCTGTTCGGGACCGTGCCGGGGGCGCTGCTCGCGATCTCCTCCTCGACCACGGGCGCCGTGATCGTGTTCTCGATCGGCCGCACCGCGGCCGGAGAGATGCTCCTGCGGCATGCCGGGCGCCGCCTCGCCCGCCTCGCCGCGGGCTTCCGCCGGGACGCCTTCTCGTACATCCTGGTCCTGCGGCTCCTGCCGCTCTTCCCCTTCTGGATGACCAATCTCGGCCCGGCGATCTTCGGGGTGCGCCTGCGCGTCTTCGCGCTCGCGACCTTCCTGGGGATCTCGCCGGGCGGCTTCATCTACGCGGCGACGGGGGCGCGGATCGAGGAGGTGGTGGCGGCCCACCAGGACGCCCGCGCGGCCTGCCTCGCGGCGGCCGGCATCGATTGCGACCGCGCCCTGTCGCTGCGCGCCGTGATCACGCCGGGCTTGGTGGCGACGCTGCTCGCCCTCGGCGCTCTCGCCCTGCTGCCGGTCGCGGTGCGGCGCCTGCGCCGGCCCGCCCCCTGCGACGATTGA
- a CDS encoding cysteine desulfurase family protein, translating to MQAADRVYLDHNATAPVRPEVAEAVARALLDLPGNPSSVHREGRAARAALETARARVAGLVGAAPARVTFTSGGTEAANAALSGALARRGAPAPTRLLVGATEHPCILAGHRFPAASAEILPVDAAGVVDLAHLEARLAALAGEGVLISLQAANNETGVLQPLAAVVALARRHGAALVHCDAVQAAGRIPLDFAGSGLDALTLSGHKFAGPKGVGALVLAEDVALDGGLVRGGGQEARLRGGTENLAGLVGMGVAAEIAARGLAAEAARLARLRDALEAGIRARAPDAVIFGAGAARLPNTACLGVPGLEAATALIAFDLGGVAVSSGSACASGKVGRSTVLAAMGVPAGLAACALRVSFGWSSREADGDRFLSVFDRLLATLYKRRERAA from the coding sequence GTGCAGGCAGCAGACCGCGTCTATCTCGACCACAACGCGACCGCGCCGGTGCGACCGGAGGTGGCGGAGGCGGTCGCGCGCGCGCTCCTCGACCTTCCCGGCAATCCCTCCTCGGTGCACCGGGAGGGGCGGGCCGCCCGCGCGGCCCTGGAGACCGCCCGCGCGCGGGTGGCGGGCCTCGTCGGAGCGGCGCCCGCCCGCGTGACCTTCACGAGCGGCGGCACCGAGGCGGCGAACGCGGCGCTCTCCGGCGCCCTGGCGCGGCGCGGCGCGCCCGCCCCGACCCGGCTCCTGGTCGGGGCGACGGAGCATCCCTGCATCCTGGCGGGCCACCGCTTCCCGGCCGCCTCGGCCGAGATCCTGCCGGTCGACGCGGCGGGCGTCGTCGACCTCGCCCATCTCGAGGCGCGCCTCGCGGCGCTCGCCGGGGAGGGGGTGCTGATCTCCCTGCAGGCGGCCAACAACGAGACCGGGGTGCTCCAGCCCCTCGCCGCGGTGGTCGCCCTGGCCCGGCGGCACGGCGCCGCCCTGGTCCACTGCGACGCCGTCCAGGCGGCCGGGCGGATTCCGCTGGATTTCGCCGGCTCCGGACTCGACGCGCTGACGCTCTCGGGCCACAAGTTCGCCGGCCCGAAGGGGGTGGGCGCCCTGGTCCTGGCCGAGGACGTCGCGCTCGACGGCGGTCTCGTGCGCGGCGGCGGCCAGGAGGCGCGGCTGCGGGGCGGCACCGAGAACCTCGCCGGCCTCGTCGGGATGGGCGTGGCGGCGGAGATCGCGGCGCGCGGGCTCGCCGCCGAGGCGGCGCGGCTCGCGCGGCTGCGCGACGCCCTCGAGGCGGGGATCCGCGCCCGGGCGCCGGACGCGGTGATCTTCGGGGCGGGCGCGGCGCGCCTGCCCAACACCGCCTGCCTCGGGGTGCCGGGGCTGGAGGCGGCGACCGCGCTCATCGCCTTCGACCTCGGCGGGGTGGCGGTCTCGTCGGGTTCGGCCTGCGCCTCGGGCAAGGTCGGGCGCTCGACGGTCCTCGCCGCCATGGGCGTCCCCGCCGGCCTGGCGGCATGCGCCTTGCGCGTCAGTTTCGGGTGGTCGAGCCGGGAGGCGGACGGGGATCGGTTCCTGTCGGTCTTCGATCGGCTGCTGGCCACCCTATATAAGCGTCGGGAGAGGGCCGCGTGA